In Mytilus edulis chromosome 13, xbMytEdul2.2, whole genome shotgun sequence, a single window of DNA contains:
- the LOC139500199 gene encoding BTB/POZ domain-containing protein 2-like, which produces MIEHHLEGSNVQRVEKHVPEDVVEGTEAMEVTEEVSQNENQQNQKTSLDPESVEEVHTETVKEFVMEMDWQSGKSLKERMKLMLEKQLMCDVIFLVGENAEIICDHTYMLASASSVFYTMFEGSLAEKGKVTIADIEPAYFKLMLKFIYTDDVEINYENVEGLLLAGDKYCIQVLKDKCVCFLKKKMNTDYVFTVLKIAFGINLEELKSCALEYILRNGHNCLKSVSFVKLPREYVKHIIKSDALRCMFMSK; this is translated from the exons ATGATAGAACATCATTTAGAAGGAAG CAATGTCCAGAGAGTAGAGAAACATGTTCCAGAAGATGTTGTAGAAGGTACAGAAGCTATGGAAGTCACTGAAGAAGTATCACAAAATGAG aatcaacaaaaccaaaagacatcaCTGGACCCCGAAAGTGTTGAAGAAGTGCATACGGAAACTGTTAAAGAG TTTGTGATGGAAATGGACTGGCAATCTGGAAAGTCATTAAAAGAGAGAATGAAATTGATGTTGGAAAAACAGTTAATGTGTGATGTCATCTTTTTAGTTGGAGAAAATGCTGAAATTATCTGTGATCATACGTACATGTTGGCTAGTGCTAGCAGTGTCTTTTACACTATGTTTGAAGGTTCATTGGCAGAGAAAGGAAAGGTGACAATAGCTGATATTGAGCCGGCTTATTTTAAGTTGATGTTGAA ATTTATTTACACAGATGATGTGgagataaattatgaaaatgtggAGGGTTTGTTGCTTGCTGGAGATAAGTACTGCATCCAGGTGCTAAAAGATAAATGCGTttgctttttaaagaaaaaaatgaacacaGATTATGTGTTCACTGTTCTGAAAATAGCTTTTGGCATTAATTTGGAAGAATTGAAGTCTTGTGCATTAGAATACATTTTAAGAAATGGACACAACTGCTTAAAATCCGTTTCTTTTGTGAAATTACCAAGAGAATATGTGAAACATATTATCAAATCTGATGCATTGAGATGCATGTTTATGAGCAAATGA